The following are from one region of the Tautonia plasticadhaerens genome:
- a CDS encoding prepilin peptidase has product MSGAHHLAAAAFLFALGASVGSFLNVCAHRIPLGLGLSHPPSRCPGCGSGIAPRDNLPVLGWLMLKGRCRSCGMAISPRYPVIEAAVGLLLVVAYLAAAPADLLERGPALLAWRVLDALALSAFLVTGALIAGDRGAVPRSIASVGLLAALLLGATRPDLPGEATTSGLRDALLGLASCGGTVLLARHLGGRASAPGPIAPGDPAFAAMVGAFVGIRAALPVFAIASAILLASEAFPAILRRTADPNRPPLPLPLALGLAGLATIPAGPWLGLG; this is encoded by the coding sequence ATGAGCGGGGCCCATCACCTCGCCGCCGCCGCCTTCCTCTTCGCCCTCGGTGCGTCGGTCGGCAGCTTCCTGAACGTCTGCGCCCACCGGATCCCCCTGGGCCTGGGCCTCTCCCATCCCCCGTCGAGATGCCCCGGGTGCGGCTCCGGGATCGCCCCCAGGGACAACCTCCCGGTGCTCGGCTGGCTGATGCTCAAGGGCCGATGCCGTTCTTGCGGCATGGCGATCTCGCCGAGGTATCCGGTCATCGAGGCCGCCGTCGGCCTCCTGCTCGTCGTGGCCTACCTCGCCGCCGCCCCGGCGGACCTGCTGGAGCGGGGGCCGGCCCTGCTGGCCTGGCGGGTGCTCGACGCCCTGGCCCTCTCCGCCTTCCTGGTCACCGGCGCCCTGATCGCCGGCGACCGGGGCGCCGTCCCGCGATCGATCGCCTCGGTCGGCCTGCTCGCCGCCCTGCTCCTGGGGGCGACCCGCCCCGACCTGCCCGGCGAGGCGACCACCTCCGGCCTGCGGGACGCCCTGCTCGGCCTGGCCTCCTGCGGCGGCACGGTCCTGCTCGCCCGCCACCTCGGCGGCCGGGCGTCGGCACCGGGCCCGATCGCCCCCGGCGACCCGGCCTTCGCCGCGATGGTCGGCGCCTTCGTCGGCATCCGGGCCGCCCTGCCGGTCTTCGCGATCGCCTCCGCGATCCTCCTGGCCTCGGAGGCCTTCCCGGCGATCCTCCGCCGCACGGCCGACCCCAACCGC
- a CDS encoding DUF5658 family protein has protein sequence MNEHPGDEGKAPRAGDRRRRPTRPWDALTRPARRRQHRRAGDLGPFSFVDRYDESLGVLILMLLVLTLTDGILTMILIDLCCEEANPVMALLIERGPMTFILGKYLMTAVCLPVLLVFQHHRMFRTRFRVRHLFPAFVALYLLLLGYQIHLLRLASEAIHGRSDPSAMAATATGGRP, from the coding sequence ATGAACGAGCACCCCGGAGACGAGGGCAAGGCCCCCCGGGCCGGCGACCGCCGACGGCGGCCGACCCGGCCCTGGGACGCCCTCACCAGGCCCGCCCGACGCCGCCAGCACCGCCGGGCCGGGGACCTCGGGCCGTTCTCCTTCGTCGACCGCTACGACGAGTCGCTCGGCGTCCTCATCCTGATGCTTCTGGTGCTGACGCTCACCGACGGCATCCTGACGATGATCCTCATCGACCTCTGCTGCGAGGAGGCCAACCCGGTGATGGCCCTCCTCATCGAGCGCGGGCCGATGACCTTCATCCTGGGCAAGTACCTGATGACGGCCGTCTGCCTCCCCGTCCTGCTGGTCTTCCAGCACCACCGGATGTTCCGGACCCGGTTCCGGGTCCGGCACCTCTTCCCGGCCTTCGTGGCGCTGTACCTGCTGCTGCTGGGCTACCAGATCCACCTGCTCCGGCTCGCCTCCGAGGCGATCCACGGCCGGTCCGACCCCTCGGCGATGGCCGCCACGGCCACGGGGGGCCGGCCATGA
- a CDS encoding prepilin-type N-terminal cleavage/methylation domain-containing protein yields the protein MGRRPRPRTRPGPIPRHRRRGGFTLVEMACAVVLTGLLGVLLASTWAAFGVPAVESYRRGRLAREAIMAAASLRADLGGSLPVPIGRLGEAADFAFVGWRTTDGTDLEICFDNSPTDGLASYDLSDYRVVYQVDDGALLRWDQATGTTTAVAGDVLAMAVDPDPDGTGRRLRIDLSFRHRDVTRTHTFIASKP from the coding sequence ATGGGGAGGCGACCCCGACCGAGGACGCGACCGGGACCGATCCCCCGGCACCGACGCCGGGGGGGCTTCACCCTGGTGGAGATGGCCTGCGCCGTCGTGCTCACCGGCCTGCTCGGCGTCCTGCTCGCCTCCACCTGGGCCGCCTTCGGCGTGCCGGCGGTCGAGTCCTACCGCCGGGGGCGGCTGGCCCGGGAGGCGATCATGGCCGCCGCCTCCCTCCGGGCCGACCTCGGCGGCTCGCTGCCGGTGCCGATCGGCCGGCTCGGCGAGGCGGCCGACTTCGCCTTCGTCGGCTGGCGGACCACCGACGGCACCGACCTGGAGATCTGCTTCGACAACAGCCCGACCGACGGCCTCGCCTCCTACGACCTGTCCGACTACCGGGTCGTCTACCAGGTCGACGACGGGGCCCTGCTCCGCTGGGACCAGGCCACCGGCACGACCACCGCCGTCGCCGGCGACGTCCTGGCGATGGCCGTCGACCCCGACCCCGACGGCACCGGCCGTCGGCTCCGGATCGACCTGAGCTTCCGGCACCGGGACGTGACCCGCACCCACACCTTCATCGCGAGCAAGCCATGA
- a CDS encoding type IV pilin protein: MRPTPGRRDGPGAGRPGTTLVEVMIVALLIGVFAAMAIPSYRTSVEQARADLAAANLRTLWAAERLYYLENRASTSDPDHLVALGVLQAGEIQVLGGGKTFTMYNDPAYVYEIDSNNDGTFDAVAARASGTSFSGILAIDAAGVVTGEVVDTGGRVVRPGFR; the protein is encoded by the coding sequence ATGAGACCGACTCCCGGCCGACGCGACGGGCCCGGGGCGGGCCGCCCGGGGACGACCCTCGTCGAGGTGATGATCGTGGCCCTCCTGATCGGCGTCTTCGCCGCCATGGCCATCCCCTCCTACCGCACCTCGGTCGAGCAGGCGAGGGCCGACCTGGCGGCGGCCAACCTGCGGACCCTCTGGGCGGCCGAGCGGCTCTACTACCTGGAGAATCGGGCGAGCACGTCGGACCCGGACCACCTGGTCGCCCTGGGGGTCCTGCAGGCCGGCGAGATCCAGGTCCTGGGAGGCGGGAAGACCTTCACCATGTACAACGACCCCGCCTACGTCTACGAGATCGACAGCAACAACGACGGCACCTTCGACGCGGTCGCCGCCCGGGCGTCCGGGACCAGCTTCAGCGGCATCCTGGCGATCGACGCGGCGGGGGTCGTCACCGGCGAGGTCGTCGACACCGGCGGGCGGGTCGTCCGGCCGGGGTTCCGCTGA
- a CDS encoding type II secretion system F family protein — MVFEEWVTANARVSTKPRKKLGIDDILAFFQQLATLVAAGTPLLQAIQMGAEQAESLRLRQILGEIAARLSAGSSFHSAAANYPEAFEYSWIEMIRTGEVTGRMAEVLRELSAQVQEAREARRKMRGAMFYPVVLLCVATLAIAAMLRFVVPTFDRMFKEMGAELPEITQFVINASQFVVHYGLYIVLGAGVAAYLSRRYYRTDDGKRRVLGVIMVLPTAGDLLVQSTMYRFASNLALLLKSGVPMLETLDTLRGILGSNPHYRDALEQARRRVASGQSLASAIEESGLFTGMIVNMVRTGEESGQLAAVMERVAPYYREKVESLIAKVSKAMEPLIVVGMGAAIAVMMLSIYLPMFNMSGGVK; from the coding sequence ATGGTCTTCGAAGAGTGGGTGACGGCCAACGCCCGGGTGTCGACCAAGCCCCGCAAGAAGCTGGGCATCGACGACATCCTCGCCTTCTTCCAGCAGCTGGCGACGCTGGTCGCCGCCGGCACGCCGCTGCTGCAGGCGATCCAGATGGGGGCCGAGCAGGCCGAGAGCCTCCGGCTCCGCCAGATCCTCGGCGAGATCGCCGCCCGGCTCTCGGCCGGCAGCTCGTTCCACTCCGCGGCGGCCAACTACCCGGAGGCGTTCGAGTATTCCTGGATCGAGATGATCCGCACCGGGGAGGTCACCGGCCGGATGGCCGAGGTGCTCCGCGAGCTCAGCGCCCAGGTCCAGGAGGCCCGGGAGGCGAGGCGGAAGATGCGGGGGGCCATGTTCTACCCGGTCGTCCTGCTCTGCGTCGCCACGCTGGCCATCGCGGCCATGCTCCGCTTCGTGGTCCCCACCTTCGACCGGATGTTCAAGGAGATGGGGGCGGAGCTGCCCGAGATCACCCAGTTCGTCATCAACGCCTCGCAGTTCGTCGTCCATTACGGGCTCTACATCGTCCTGGGGGCCGGCGTCGCCGCCTACCTCTCCCGGCGCTACTACCGGACCGACGACGGCAAGCGCCGGGTCCTGGGCGTGATCATGGTCCTGCCGACGGCCGGCGACCTGCTCGTGCAGTCGACGATGTACCGCTTCGCCTCCAACCTGGCGCTGCTGCTCAAGAGCGGGGTGCCGATGCTGGAGACCCTGGACACGCTCCGGGGCATCCTCGGCAGCAACCCCCACTACCGGGACGCCCTGGAGCAGGCCCGCCGCCGGGTGGCCTCGGGCCAGTCGCTGGCCTCGGCGATCGAGGAGAGCGGGCTGTTCACCGGGATGATCGTCAACATGGTCCGCACCGGGGAGGAATCGGGCCAGCTCGCCGCCGTCATGGAGCGGGTCGCGCCCTACTATAGAGAGAAGGTGGAGTCGCTCATCGCCAAGGTCTCCAAGGCGATGGAGCCGCTCATCGTCGTCGGCATGGGCGCGGCGATCGCCGTGATGATGCTGTCGATCTACCTCCCCATGTTCAACATGTCCGGCGGCGTCAAATGA
- a CDS encoding GspE/PulE family protein: protein MNATVADDRALLIELLMQRGVLTPEGLREVRVRGGEVTERALIAAGVVADVDVARAYADYLGVPLHDPGPEVPAPDPELARLLTEKLCRDQMIAPVATRGDQLDLAFITPREMLVIDEVQLLTGLRVRPLIAPLSVVEQLIEDLFRSTRSAAAFSPDAESFEQADLDGDLAEEEDRAGTLVLDEAPPPGRDGRVIRMVNQILEHSIRSGASDIHFEPFEDACKIRMRVDGSLQEYQVLNRQVFITIVSRLKILGRMDIAEKRVPQDGAIALKSGDRRIDLRVNTMPTVYGEKMVIRLLDKTAIPLDLKGLGLSPRQAADITEAIRQPHGLILVTGPTGSGKSTTLYTCLNLLNEPTTNICTAEDPVEYKFKGLNQVQMKPLINLTFATALRAFLRQDPDIIMVGEVRDPETAQICMRAALTGHLVLSTLHTNDALSSISRLQDMELEPFMLASTLRLLQAQRLVRRLCPSCKAPYECDPETARRYGLEPGQPLYRPVGCDQCRGAGYFGRIGVFEVIRVTPGLADLIQARTALPELRSYVRSQGVDLLVHDAVEKARRGMTSLEAALSVAMAGDE, encoded by the coding sequence ATGAACGCGACCGTGGCCGACGACCGCGCGCTGCTGATCGAGCTACTGATGCAGCGCGGCGTCCTGACCCCCGAGGGCCTCCGGGAGGTCCGGGTCCGGGGGGGCGAGGTGACCGAGCGCGCCCTGATCGCCGCCGGCGTGGTCGCCGACGTCGACGTGGCCCGGGCCTACGCCGACTACCTCGGCGTGCCGCTCCACGACCCCGGCCCCGAGGTCCCCGCCCCCGACCCGGAACTGGCCCGGCTGCTGACCGAGAAGCTCTGCCGGGACCAGATGATCGCCCCGGTGGCGACCCGGGGGGACCAGCTCGACCTGGCCTTCATCACCCCCCGGGAGATGCTGGTCATCGACGAGGTCCAGCTGCTGACCGGCCTCCGGGTCCGGCCGCTGATCGCGCCGCTCTCGGTCGTCGAGCAGCTCATCGAGGACCTCTTCCGCTCCACCCGGTCGGCCGCCGCCTTCAGCCCCGACGCCGAGAGCTTCGAGCAGGCCGACCTCGACGGCGACCTGGCCGAGGAGGAGGACCGGGCCGGCACGCTCGTGCTCGACGAGGCGCCGCCGCCGGGCCGGGACGGCCGGGTCATCCGGATGGTCAACCAGATCCTCGAGCACTCGATCCGATCGGGGGCCAGCGACATCCACTTCGAGCCGTTCGAGGACGCCTGCAAGATCCGGATGCGGGTCGACGGCAGCCTGCAGGAGTACCAGGTCCTCAACCGCCAGGTCTTCATCACGATCGTCTCCCGGCTGAAGATCCTCGGCCGCATGGACATCGCCGAGAAGCGGGTGCCGCAGGACGGCGCCATCGCCCTGAAGAGCGGCGACCGCCGGATCGACCTCCGCGTCAACACGATGCCCACCGTCTACGGCGAGAAGATGGTCATCCGGCTGCTGGACAAGACGGCGATCCCGCTGGACCTGAAGGGCCTGGGCCTCTCCCCCCGGCAGGCGGCCGACATCACCGAGGCGATCCGCCAGCCCCACGGCCTGATCCTGGTGACCGGGCCGACCGGCTCGGGCAAGTCGACCACCCTCTACACCTGCCTGAACCTGCTGAACGAGCCGACCACCAACATCTGCACCGCCGAGGACCCGGTCGAGTACAAGTTCAAGGGCCTCAATCAGGTGCAGATGAAGCCGCTCATCAACCTGACGTTCGCCACCGCCCTGCGGGCCTTCCTGCGGCAGGACCCCGACATCATCATGGTGGGGGAGGTCCGGGACCCGGAGACGGCCCAGATCTGCATGAGGGCGGCCCTCACCGGGCACCTCGTCCTCTCGACCCTGCACACCAACGACGCGCTGTCCTCGATCAGCCGGCTCCAGGACATGGAGCTGGAGCCGTTCATGCTGGCCTCGACGCTCCGGCTCCTGCAGGCCCAGCGGCTGGTCCGTCGGCTCTGCCCGTCGTGCAAGGCGCCCTACGAGTGCGACCCGGAGACGGCCCGGCGCTACGGCCTGGAGCCGGGCCAGCCGCTCTACCGGCCGGTCGGCTGCGACCAGTGCCGGGGCGCCGGCTACTTCGGCCGGATCGGCGTCTTCGAGGTGATCCGGGTCACCCCGGGCCTGGCCGACCTGATCCAGGCCCGGACGGCCCTGCCGGAGCTGCGGTCGTACGTCCGCTCGCAGGGGGTCGACCTGCTGGTGCACGACGCCGTCGAGAAGGCCCGTCGCGGGATGACCAGCCTCGAGGCGGCGCTGAGCGTGGCGATGGCCGGCGACGAGTGA
- a CDS encoding acylphosphatase, with the protein MIEPNAAGPRARLRKLLHQPTRLGMALNGVLLAAWYGAAYTPLHKAIVDDEERVAAERERLELAREVDELRAQARRYAGLLPEPEEGDAWIPFLMGGVRQFPIKLISLEPRPPAKVGPYRAAVHRMVIEGPYPDLERFLRWLEGSPRMIRVDSVRVVSRAVTGRAASAGATTNEMQLMLLGIEG; encoded by the coding sequence ATGATCGAGCCCAACGCCGCCGGCCCGAGGGCCAGGCTCCGCAAGCTGCTGCACCAGCCGACCCGGCTGGGCATGGCCCTCAACGGGGTGCTGCTGGCCGCCTGGTACGGGGCCGCCTACACGCCGCTGCACAAGGCGATCGTCGACGACGAGGAGCGGGTCGCCGCCGAGCGGGAGCGGCTGGAACTGGCCCGGGAGGTGGACGAGCTGCGGGCCCAGGCGAGGCGCTACGCCGGCCTGCTGCCCGAGCCGGAGGAGGGGGACGCCTGGATCCCGTTCCTGATGGGGGGGGTCCGCCAGTTCCCGATCAAGCTGATCTCGCTGGAGCCGAGGCCCCCGGCCAAGGTCGGCCCGTACCGGGCGGCCGTGCACCGGATGGTGATCGAGGGCCCGTACCCGGATCTGGAGCGGTTCCTCCGATGGCTGGAGGGCTCCCCCCGGATGATCCGGGTCGACTCGGTCCGGGTCGTCTCCCGGGCGGTGACCGGCCGGGCGGCCTCGGCGGGGGCGACCACCAACGAGATGCAACTGATGCTGCTGGGAATCGAGGGCTGA
- a CDS encoding type IV pilin protein, which yields MQQQQQTRRSVSKPRRGFTLVELAVVVVIIGVLAAFGVPRFLQSVERSKAAEAFSYLSAVRTAQERYHAREGTYASDQGDLDIQAPTPKYFSIGTIGPGGTSDLEDSWTLTLTRSGSSAGYGAYEVTFTDQGYDAVNSTIDAEINPIGGSTT from the coding sequence ATGCAGCAGCAGCAGCAGACACGTCGATCCGTCTCGAAGCCCCGGCGGGGCTTCACGCTGGTGGAGCTGGCGGTGGTCGTCGTGATCATCGGCGTGCTGGCCGCCTTCGGCGTCCCGCGCTTCCTCCAGTCCGTCGAGCGGTCCAAGGCCGCCGAGGCCTTCTCCTACCTGAGCGCCGTCCGCACGGCCCAGGAGCGGTATCACGCCCGCGAGGGCACCTACGCCAGCGACCAGGGCGACCTGGACATCCAGGCCCCCACGCCCAAGTACTTCAGCATCGGCACGATCGGCCCCGGCGGCACCTCCGACCTGGAGGACTCGTGGACCCTGACGCTGACGCGCTCCGGCTCGTCGGCCGGCTACGGGGCGTACGAGGTGACCTTCACCGACCAGGGCTACGACGCCGTCAACAGCACCATCGACGCCGAGATCAACCCGATCGGCGGCAGCACCACCTGA
- a CDS encoding type IV pilin protein, producing MSQIVAKPRRGFTLVELAVVVVIIGVLAAFGVPRFLQSVERSKAAEAFAYCSAVRTAQERYHAREGTYASDLTTLDIQAPTPKYFTVGTVAAGSTGELADSWTLTLTRSGSSAGYGAYEVTYTDQGYDAANSTIDAEINPIGGSTT from the coding sequence ATGTCTCAGATCGTTGCGAAGCCCCGCCGGGGCTTCACGCTGGTGGAGCTGGCGGTGGTCGTCGTGATCATCGGCGTGCTGGCCGCCTTCGGCGTCCCGCGCTTCCTCCAGTCCGTCGAGCGGTCCAAGGCCGCCGAGGCCTTCGCCTATTGCTCCGCCGTCCGCACGGCCCAGGAGCGGTATCACGCCCGCGAGGGCACCTACGCCAGCGACCTGACCACGCTGGACATCCAGGCCCCCACGCCCAAGTACTTCACCGTCGGCACCGTCGCCGCCGGCAGCACGGGCGAACTGGCCGACTCGTGGACCCTGACGCTGACCCGCTCCGGCTCGTCGGCCGGCTACGGGGCGTACGAGGTCACCTACACCGACCAGGGCTACGACGCGGCCAACAGCACCATCGACGCCGAGATCAACCCGATCGGCGGCAGCACCACCTGA
- a CDS encoding DUF4058 family protein — MPSPFPGMNPFLERDDVWPDLHHRLIDRLAETIADQVDPRYLVKIEEHLYVQDAPESAHRAGPRADVGVKPGGMPVPAGPSLAVLEAPARIRLPWPDVEYQAYLEVRDRSARELVTVLELLSPTNKGRHRDQYLRKRELVLASTAHLVEIDLLRGGDPMPAPDRPGCDYSVTVSRAERRPEADFWPIGLRERLPIIPVPLRSPDRDATLDLQELLHRVYDAGRYAQYAYEGRPQPPLGPDEEAWAQQLLPNRA, encoded by the coding sequence ATGCCATCACCGTTCCCGGGCATGAACCCGTTCCTCGAACGCGACGACGTCTGGCCCGACCTCCACCACCGGCTCATCGACCGCCTGGCCGAGACGATCGCCGACCAGGTCGACCCGCGCTACCTGGTCAAGATCGAGGAGCACCTCTACGTCCAGGACGCCCCGGAGTCGGCCCATCGCGCCGGCCCCAGGGCCGACGTCGGGGTCAAGCCGGGCGGCATGCCCGTCCCCGCCGGGCCGAGCCTCGCCGTGCTCGAGGCGCCGGCCCGCATCCGCCTGCCCTGGCCCGACGTCGAGTATCAGGCCTATCTCGAGGTACGCGACCGCTCCGCCCGGGAGCTGGTCACCGTTCTGGAGCTCCTGAGCCCCACGAACAAGGGCCGGCACCGCGATCAGTACCTGCGCAAGCGCGAGCTGGTGCTCGCCAGCACCGCGCACCTCGTCGAGATCGACCTGCTCCGGGGAGGCGACCCGATGCCCGCCCCGGATCGACCCGGCTGCGACTACTCGGTGACGGTCAGCCGGGCCGAGCGGCGCCCCGAGGCGGACTTCTGGCCGATCGGCCTCCGGGAGCGGCTCCCCATCATCCCGGTCCCGCTCCGCTCCCCGGACCGGGACGCGACGCTCGACCTCCAGGAGTTGCTCCACCGGGTCTACGATGCCGGCCGCTATGCACAATACGCCTACGAGGGGCGACCGCAACCGCCACTGGGTCCCGACGAGGAGGCGTGGGCCCAGCAGCTCCTGCCGAACCGGGCGTGA
- a CDS encoding reverse transcriptase family protein: MSLPPPPKVQESQEALHAKAKGSPGYRSYALYDKMYRRDALGWADARCRADGGVPGVDRQTFADIEAYGLDRRLGEPAAGLRAKSYRPQPARRVFIPKGDGKRRPLGIGTIRDRVAQMAVVPVLEPISEADLGPEQHAYRAGLWRWTDASAKWFIRQVV, from the coding sequence GTGAGCCTACCACCTCCACCGAAGGTTCAGGAGTCCCAGGAGGCGTTGCACGCCAAGGCGAAGGGATCGCCCGGCTATCGGTCCTACGCGCTGTACGACAAGATGTACCGCAGGGACGCCCTGGGATGGGCCGACGCCCGCTGCCGTGCCGACGGCGGCGTGCCGGGGGTCGATCGCCAGACATTCGCGGACATCGAGGCGTACGGCCTGGACCGGCGGCTGGGCGAACCGGCGGCGGGATTGAGAGCGAAGTCGTACCGCCCCCAGCCGGCCCGGCGCGTGTTCATCCCGAAAGGCGATGGCAAGCGACGACCGCTGGGCATCGGTACGATCCGGGATCGCGTGGCGCAGATGGCCGTGGTCCCGGTCTTGGAGCCGATCTCCGAGGCCGACCTGGGGCCGGAGCAACACGCCTACCGGGCAGGGCTCTGGAGGTGGACTGATGCGTCGGCTAAGTGGTTCATCCGGCAAGTCGTCTGA
- a CDS encoding transposase, giving the protein MGPESAKSFPGQRLVRAEPRAGAEGQARAAERARQEVDYGRRGEGYIFGAFRPATGEAMTRPYPSRSAASRADFLARVDGWVPAEAGRVYAIVGNLQAHRATDVLPFASAHPRWGLVSRPVYAAYLNLIGPWWEVPRSLALKGRRFETWEEVCRAAEEATAYWNGHRHPFVWGRRRRHRPRRRPGIAAVPGIRRLAG; this is encoded by the coding sequence ATGGGGCCGGAGAGCGCCAAGAGCTTCCCGGGCCAGCGACTCGTCCGGGCCGAACCCCGGGCGGGGGCCGAAGGACAAGCCCGAGCGGCCGAACGAGCCCGGCAGGAGGTCGACTACGGCCGCCGCGGCGAGGGGTACATCTTCGGCGCGTTCCGCCCGGCCACCGGCGAGGCGATGACCCGCCCGTACCCGAGCCGGAGTGCGGCGAGCCGGGCCGACTTCCTCGCCCGGGTCGACGGATGGGTCCCGGCGGAGGCGGGACGCGTCTATGCGATCGTGGGCAACCTGCAGGCGCATCGGGCCACCGATGTGCTGCCGTTCGCGTCGGCTCACCCGCGGTGGGGGCTCGTCTCCCGGCCGGTGTACGCGGCGTACCTGAACCTGATCGGACCCTGGTGGGAGGTCCCGCGGAGCCTGGCGCTGAAGGGGCGTCGGTTCGAGACCTGGGAGGAAGTCTGCCGGGCAGCCGAGGAGGCGACGGCCTACTGGAACGGGCATCGGCATCCGTTCGTCTGGGGCCGCCGACGGCGACACCGGCCGCGCCGCCGGCCGGGCATCGCGGCCGTCCCCGGTATCAGACGACTTGCCGGATGA
- a CDS encoding transposase (programmed frameshift), giving the protein MPEVTQNRSTPESPDRGRFPARRKAEAVVRLLRGEDLDTLSRELGVTAATLSSWRDGFLDGGTAALEGRPADDRDQLIARLQAEVGQLTMDRQPLGMRCRHLEGGRPFASGEAEHLSRSASPSTGKRYGMQRACRIFGLARATADALKAREAVPPEQRPAPGKRGPAGAAGAATDEGLVVHIRRVPAESPFTGEGYRKAWARLRPQGIRTASGRVRRPMRGHHLRAPRRGGHARGPKAHDGTITAEEPDALWGTDRTTTVTTGEGAVHVFVAVDHRTCECVGLHAAKRGDRFEALGPLRQGVRGHFGGFGAGVARGLTTRHDHGSNYLGDDFRREPALLGMASAPGFVREPQGDGRAERFIRTPKGQLLWVRTFAPVAELVEALGEFERTYDERWQIGRHGHRPPSQVRRDRNGGVPTAA; this is encoded by the exons GTGCCCGAGGTGACCCAGAATCGCAGCACACCTGAGTCGCCCGATCGGGGCCGCTTCCCCGCCAGGCGGAAGGCCGAGGCCGTCGTCCGCCTGCTCCGGGGCGAGGACCTCGACACCCTCTCCCGGGAGCTGGGCGTCACCGCCGCCACCCTCTCCTCCTGGCGGGACGGCTTCCTCGACGGCGGCACGGCGGCCCTCGAGGGCCGGCCGGCCGACGACCGGGACCAGCTGATCGCCCGGCTCCAGGCCGAGGTCGGCCAGCTGACGATGGATCGCCAGCCGCTCGGCATGAGGTGCCGGCACCTGGAGGGCGGCCGCCCTTTCGCGTCGG GGGAGGCGGAGCACCTGAGCCGGTCCGCCTCCCCCTCGACCGGCAAGCGGTACGGCATGCAGCGGGCCTGCCGCATCTTCGGCCTGGCCCGCGCGACGGCCGACGCCCTCAAGGCCCGGGAGGCCGTCCCGCCGGAGCAGCGGCCGGCCCCCGGGAAGCGGGGGCCGGCCGGGGCGGCCGGGGCGGCCACCGACGAGGGGCTGGTGGTCCACATCCGCCGGGTGCCGGCCGAGAGCCCGTTCACCGGCGAGGGCTACCGCAAGGCCTGGGCCCGCCTGCGGCCTCAGGGCATCCGCACGGCGTCCGGGCGGGTGCGGCGGCCGATGCGGGGGCACCACCTCCGGGCCCCCCGCCGGGGCGGCCACGCCCGCGGCCCGAAGGCCCACGACGGCACGATCACGGCCGAGGAGCCGGACGCGCTGTGGGGCACCGACAGGACCACGACCGTCACCACCGGCGAGGGCGCGGTGCACGTCTTCGTGGCGGTGGACCACCGCACGTGCGAATGCGTCGGCCTGCACGCCGCCAAGCGGGGCGACCGGTTCGAGGCGTTGGGGCCGCTGCGGCAGGGGGTGCGGGGGCACTTCGGCGGCTTCGGGGCCGGGGTCGCCCGTGGGCTGACCACCCGCCACGACCACGGGAGCAACTACCTCGGCGACGACTTCCGGCGGGAGCCGGCCTTGCTGGGGATGGCCAGCGCGCCGGGCTTCGTGCGGGAGCCGCAGGGGGACGGCCGCGCCGAGCGGTTCATCCGCACGCCCAAGGGGCAGCTGCTCTGGGTCCGGACGTTCGCCCCGGTGGCCGAGTTGGTCGAGGCGTTGGGCGAGTTCGAGCGGACGTACGACGAGCGATGGCAGATCGGTCGCCACGGCCACAGGCCGCCGAGCCAGGTCCGACGGGACCGGAACGGTGGCGTCCCGACAGCGGCGTGA
- the nusG gene encoding transcription termination/antitermination protein NusG, whose product MPLLPAEPDLYPPDLFDRPAPDPVPEPDAAPGDEDEAARWWCLHTKPRQEKAAARFLRERRLAHYLPQVFKESRTPGGRKTRSVIPLFPGYLFLLSDSRQRIESFQGGQLVAVLAVDDQGRIQVELAQIHRMLSSGLPVAPEPTYPVGSRVRILSGPLEGLVGIVTQRGNRDHFVVAVHFLGRGAAVELEGWRIELARD is encoded by the coding sequence ATGCCGCTCCTGCCCGCCGAGCCGGACCTCTACCCGCCCGACCTGTTCGATCGGCCGGCCCCCGACCCCGTCCCCGAGCCGGACGCGGCCCCCGGCGACGAGGACGAGGCCGCGAGGTGGTGGTGCTTGCACACCAAGCCTCGCCAGGAGAAGGCCGCCGCCCGGTTCCTCCGTGAGCGTCGGCTGGCCCACTACCTGCCGCAGGTCTTCAAGGAGAGCCGCACGCCCGGCGGCCGCAAGACCCGATCGGTCATCCCCCTGTTCCCCGGATACCTGTTCCTGCTGAGCGATTCCCGGCAGCGGATCGAGTCCTTCCAGGGCGGCCAGCTCGTCGCCGTCCTGGCGGTCGACGACCAGGGGAGGATCCAGGTCGAGCTGGCCCAGATCCACCGGATGCTCTCCTCCGGCCTGCCGGTGGCCCCGGAGCCAACGTATCCGGTCGGCAGCCGGGTCCGGATCCTGAGCGGGCCGCTGGAGGGGCTCGTCGGGATCGTCACCCAGCGCGGCAACCGCGACCATTTCGTCGTCGCCGTCCACTTCCTGGGCCGGGGGGCGGCCGTCGAGCTCGAGGGCTGGCGGATCGAGCTGGCCCGCGACTGA